A genomic region of Arachis stenosperma cultivar V10309 chromosome 9, arast.V10309.gnm1.PFL2, whole genome shotgun sequence contains the following coding sequences:
- the LOC130950724 gene encoding uncharacterized protein LOC130950724, which produces MGDRRKKHRRLHDSPTSSSQSESDTESDSQSESESDSDRPSRRRDRSRREKDRRRRKEKEDEERRRRRKKKEKKRRDRDMKSRKSNKRLRDSDASESSDEDEERSPRVEPHAVVREIMIEFPNVGTDLKQLLQMIDDGQAVDIKGISEKSLMKHLKKLFLSLKLKENGDRVFLLPSKAHPTLDVVGPIIHSFMDPMKEQADASAAIPETSSVPVDAGSEQVANEHITGNPDDNSPGPRKRMIGPAMPSAELLAAAAKLTEAQTELNEAELDDDTELFVGPPPPAMVSEAESANEAERFEEVTRIMEVEADSPYDVLGVNHNMSSDNIKKRYWKMSLLVHPDKCSHPQAHQAFIKLNKAFKELQDPEKRKAMDEKIKLKEEQEQFKVELKAMREAALWRRTQGISMEGDDELLAQTEVKVEPKRDEWMTTLPPERKPGGVTMQSTNFSRGTKEGRGDTSVWTDTPSDRAQKAKMNYLEAYNEATALASNEEEKKKASADAELVDKYNKAKRSKTLMQKHQEEVSNKSKKKSKQQKPEKEEWVGQHPWKPWDREKDLTAGRKSVKLDAEGMPQGLSSRFSSGNFQRNFL; this is translated from the exons ATGGGAGACCGCAGAAAAAAGCACCGTCGTCTACACGACTCCCCCACCTCTTCATCCCAATCTGAATCCGACACTGAATCCGACTCCCAATCTGAATCTGAATCCGACTCCGATCGCCCTTCCAGGCGCCGCGACCGAAGCCGCCGCGAAAAGGACCGCCGCAGGCggaaggagaaggaggacgaggAGCGCAGgaggagaaggaagaagaaggagaagaagaggaggGATAGAGACATGAAATCCAGGAAAAGTAACAAGAGGCTCCGTGATTCTGATGCTTCTGAATCTTCGGATGAGGATGAAGAGAGGTCACCTAGGGTTGAGCCTCATGCTGTGGTCCGTGAAATCATGATCGAGTTCCCCAATGTTGGCACTGATTTGAAGCAG CTCTTGCAAATGATTGATGATGGACAAGCCGTTGATATAAAGGGTATATCAGAAAAATCTCTCATGAAGCATCTGAAGAAGCTGTTCCTATCACTAAAGCTGAAGGAAAATGGAGATAGAGTTTTCTTACTTCCTTCTAAAGCTCACCCCACTTTGGATGTTGTTGGCCCTATAATTCACTCTTTTATGGATCCTATGAAGGAGCAAGCTGATGCTTCTGCAGCGATACCTGAAACAAGTTCAGTTCCAGTAGATGCAGGGAGTGAGCAGGTGGCAAATGAGCACATAACAGGAAATCCAGATGATAATTCTCCTGGTCCTAGAAAAAG GATGATTGGCCCTGCAATGCCATCTGCTGAGTTACTTGCTGCTGCCGCCAAATTAACAGAAGCACAGACTGAGCTTAA TGAAGCTGAGTTGGACGACGATACTGAACTATTTGTGGGACCTCCACCACCTGCTATGGTTTCTGAAGCAGAATCAGCTAATGAAGCAGAGCGTTTTGAAGAG GTCACCAGGATCATGGAAGTTGAGGCTGACAGCCCATATGATGTTCTAGGAGTTAACCATAATATGTCTAGTGATAACATAAAGAAAAG GTATTGGAAGATGTCACTTTTGGTTCATCCAGATAAATGCTCTCATCCTCAAGCCCATCAAGCATTTATTAAGTTAAATAAGGCTTTCAAAGAGTTACAGGATCCAGAAAAG CGGAAAGCAATGGATGAGAAGATCAAGCTCAAGGAAGAACAGGAGCAGTTTAAG GTTGAACTTAAAGCTATGCGTGAGGCTGCACTTTGGAGAAGAACGCAAG GTATATCAATGGAGGGCGATGATGAGCTTCTGGCACAGACAGAGGTTAAAGTGGAGCCAAAAAGAGATGAATGGATGACAACATTGCCTCCAGAGAGAAAA ccTGGTGGTGTAACTATGCAATCAACCAACTTTAGTCGGGGCACAAAGGAAGGTCGAGGAGATACTAGCGTTTGGACAGACACCCCTTCTGACAGAGCCCAAAAGGCGAAGATGAA TTATTTGGAAGCATACAATGAAGCTACTGCGCTTGCCTCGAatgaagaggaaaagaaaaaggctagtgcgGATGCAGAGTTGGTGGACAAATACAACAAGGCAAAACGATCAAAAACGTTGATGCAAAAGCATCAAGAAGAGGTTTCTAACAAGTCCAAGAAAAAATCTAAGCAGCAGAAGCCAGAGAAGGAAGAGTGGGTGGGTCAACATCCATGGAAGCCGTGGGACCGCGAAAAGGATCTGACAGCTGGAAGGAAAAGTGTAAAACTTGATGCAGAAGGCATGCCGCAGGGCTTATCTTCGAGGTTTTCTTCCGGAAACTTCCAGAGAAACTTCCTATGA
- the LOC130951772 gene encoding ubiquitin-conjugating enzyme E2-17 kDa-like yields MASKRITKELKDLQKDPPVSCSAGPVGDDMFHWQATIMGPADSPYAGGVFLVNIHFPPDYPFKPPKVSFKTKVFHPNINNNGSICLDILKEQWSPALTVSKVLLSICSLLTDPNPDDPLMPEIAHMYKSDRAKYENTARSWTQKYAMN; encoded by the exons ATGGCTTCCAAACGCATTACTAAGGAGTTGAAGGACCTACAGAAGGATCCTCCTGTTTCCTGCAGTGCTG GCCCTGTTGGTGATGACATGTTTCATTGGCAAGCAACAATTATGGGTCCCGCAGACAGCCCTTATGCTGGTGGTGTATTCCTAGTGAACATTCACTTCCCACCAGACTATCCATTTAAGCCACCAAAG GTTTCTTTTAAAACAAAGGTCTTTCACCCTAATATCAACAACAATGGAAGCATCTGTCTTGACATTCTGAAAGAGCAGTGGAGCCCTGCTCTTACAGTATCCAAG GTGTTGCTGTCAATTTGCTCACTGCTCACTGATCCCAATCCAGATGATCCTTTAATGCCCGAGATTGCTCATATGTACAAGTCCGACAGAGCCAAATACGAGAATACTGCCCGTTCTTGGACTCAGAAATATGCCATGAACTAA
- the LOC130950373 gene encoding gibberellin-regulated protein 2-like, with product MASTRTTTLVLFIICLIFIQELEIQGENQDMAAAHQHIDCGGKCGYRCSKAGRPKICMRACKTCCQRCNCVPPGTAGNQNACPCYASLTTHGGKLKCP from the exons ATGGCATCCACCAGAACTACCACACTAGTGTTGTTCATTATCTGCTTGATATTTATACAAGAG TTGGAGATCCAGGGTGAAAATCAGGACATGGCAGCAGCTCACCAACATATAG ATTGTGGTGGAAAATGCGGGTACAGATGCAGTAAGGCAGGAAGGCCAAAAATATGCATGAGGGCATGCAAGACGTGCTGCCAGAGGTGTAATTGCGTGCCACCTGGCACCGCCGGCAACCAAAACGCCTGTCCTTGTTACGCCTCTCTCACCACCCATGGAGGAAAACTGAAGTGCCCTTGA
- the LOC130950374 gene encoding gibberellin-regulated protein 2-like: MASTRTTTLVLFIICLIFIQELEIHGLEIHGENQDMAAAHQHIDCGGKCGYRCSKAGRPKMCMRACKTCCQRCNCVPPGTAGNQNACPCYASLTTHGGKLKCP, encoded by the exons ATGGCATCCACCAGAACTACCACACTAGTGTTGTTCATTATCTGCTTGATCTTTATACAAGAG TTGGAGATCCATGGATTGGAGATCCATGGTGAAAATCAGGACATGGCAGCAGCTCACCAACATATAG ATTGTGGTGGAAAGTGCGGGTACAGATGTAGTAAGGCAGGTAGGCCAAAAATGTGCATGAGGGCATGCAAGACGTGCTGCCAGAGGTGTAATTGCGTGCCACCTGGCACCGCCGGCAACCAAAACGCCTGTCCTTGTTACGCCTCTCTCACCACCCATGGAGGAAAACTGAAGTGCCCTTGA
- the LOC130947318 gene encoding gibberellin-regulated protein 2-like — MASTRTTTLVLFIICLIFIQELEIHGLEIHGENQDMAAAHQHIDCGGKCGYRCSKAGRPKMCMRACKTCCQRCNCVPPGTAGNQNACPCYASLTTHGGKLKCP; from the exons ATGGCATCCACCAGAACTACCACACTAGTGTTGTTCATTATCTGTTTGATCTTTATACAAGAG TTGGAGATCCATGGATTGGAGATCCATGGTGAAAATCAGGACATGGCAGCAGCTCACCAACATATAG ATTGTGGTGGAAAGTGCGGGTACAGATGTAGTAAGGCAGGTAGGCCAAAAATGTGCATGAGGGCATGCAAGACGTGCTGCCAGAGGTGTAATTGCGTGCCACCTGGCACCGCCGGCAACCAAAACGCCTGTCCTTGTTACGCCTCTCTCACCACCCATGGAGGAAAACTGAAGTGCCCTTGA